GGCAAGGTCGGGCGGCAGATGGCCGGCCCTGGCCAGGCCATGCGCCGCAGAGCCGTCGGGCATGATCGACGGCGCGTCGTTCTCGGCAAGGATCGTTACGGACATTAGCGTCTCCGCGCTCGTCACGGCAGTCGCCGCCCACCCCTCGTCCCTTTCGCGCCGGTAGTTTGCTGGCGAGAGGTCAACGATTCATTAACCGCGGAATCGCCCCGGCAGCGCCACGGAATGCCGATCGGCATGCTGGACGCCGGCGGGGCGGACGGGTGAGACTGCCGGGATCGGCGCGCCGTCGAGAAGGGCCAGGGCAGACCGGCCGGGGGCGGCACGCCGCGGAGGGACCCTCGATGAAGACCTTGACCTTGTTCGGCCTGGCGGTTGCGACCAGCCTGGCGCTCGCCTCCCCGGCGGCGGCCAACGACCCGCGCGGCACCTGGCGCAGCCAGTCGGGCGAAACGCGCGTCCGTTTCGCCGATTGTGGCAACCAGATCTGCGGCACCATCGTCGCGTCGGCACAGGCGCGCGACGACAAGAACCAGGATGCGGCGCTGCGCGGCCGCAGCCTTGTCGGTGTCCGCATGATCACGATGCGGCCGAACGGCGCGAATGCCTGGCAGGGCACGCTCTACAATTTCCAGGACGGCAAGACCTATAACGGCCGCATGACCATGCCGTCGGCCAATTCCATGAGCCTGTCCGGCTGCGTGCTCGGCGGCCTGATCTGCCGCAGCCAGACCTGGACGAGGGCCAACTGAACGGACCGCCGGAACGGGGGCCGCGAGGCCCCCTCTCCGATCAGCCCTGCCGGGCCGTCTGGCCGAACAGGACGGCGCGCGCCGCCGGATCCTGCATCGCCTGGGGATTGCGGTCTTCCTTGTTGACCATGAGGCCGGCCTTGACACCGGGCCGGGCCAGCATCCGCTCGATCCACGCCTTCACATGCGGAAACTGGTTGATGTCCTGGCCCTGGCGCTCCCAGGCCTTGGCCCAGCCGATGCAGGCCATGTCGGCAATCGAGTAGTCGCCGGCAATGTAGTCGCGGCCTTCGAGGCGGCGGTTGAGCACGCCGTAGAGGCGATTGGCCTCGTTGGTATAGCGGTTGATCGCATATTCGATCTTTTCCGGCGCGTAGATCCGGAAATGATGGGTCTGGCCGAGCATGGGGCCGAAGCCGCCCATCTGCCACATCAGCCATTGATCGACCTCGACGCGCCTGCGTTCGTCGGTCGGATAGAACTTGCCGGTCTTGCGGCCGAGATATTGCAGGATCGCTCCGGACTCGAAGACCGAGATCGGCGTGCCGCCCGGCCCGTCGGGATCGACAATGGCGGGGATGCGGTTGTTCGGCGAGATCGCCAGGAATTCCGGCTTGAACTGATCCCCCTTGCCGATATTCACGGTATGCACCGTATAGGGCAAACCGCACTCCTCGAGCATGATGGTGATCTTCCACCCGTTCGGGGTCGGCCAATAATAGAGGTCGATAGGTTTCTGGGACATTGTCCGTCTCGTGTCACTGAAGCTCGACGCCAGTTCGGGTGGGCCGCAGGGGCGAGAAACTATCCCGAAATTCCAGCGCGAGCTAGGCGTTGGGTGCCCGCCATCCGTGCGATGCCTCATTGGCAGGGGAATAAAATCCTGGCAGGATGACAAGGTTAACGGGCAGCCGCGCGGGCCCCAAGGGCCGGATCGCCAGGCGCCTCAGGGAGGAATGTCCATGCGCCTTCATCTGATTGCGGCTGCGGCCGCCTCTTTGCTGATGTCCGATATCGCATTCGCCCAGACGCCCGCGGCGACGCCGGGCGCCGCCCCCGCCACGAGCGACCGGACGGCGCCAGCGCTCGCCCGCCCAGCTGCGCAACGACCAGATCATGCGCGACTGCGGCGCCGAGTGGCGCGGCCAGCGCGACCAGCTGCGCGCCCAGGGCAAGACCTGGCGCAGCTTCCTGCAGGAATGCCGGCAGCGGCGGCGCGGCTGAGCGGCAAGCTCAGTCCAGCACCATCTTGAAGCCCTCGTGGCTGCGCGCGAAGCCCAGCCGCTCATAGAAGCGGTGGGCAGCGCCGCGGCGCTTGTCCGAGGTCAGTTCCAGAAGGCCGACACCCAGCCCGCGGGCCGTGTCCACGGCATGCCGCATCATCTGGGCACCGATACCGGAACTGCGCAAATCCGGGTCGACATGCACGCTTTCGATCTTGCCACGGGTCCGGCCGCGCTGGGCGATGCCCGGCAGGATCGTGAGCTGGTAGGTGCCGATCACCCGCCCCGCCTTTTCCGCGACGAACAGATGATTGGCCTCCGACCGGGCAAGCCGCTCATAGGCTTCGGCATAGGCCGGGTGGCGGGCCTCCGCTTCCGCCCCAGCACGATCGGGGGCGCCGGCCGCCGCCCCCATGACGATCAGCGCCGCAACGGCCGCGACATCATCCCTGCCTGCCGCACGCACCACGATCGAACCGTCCTGTATGCTCATCCCGGCATGCCTCTCCTTGCGTGCTGAACGCGAGGCGGGGCTCGCCTTGCCTCGCCAACCGGGCGGCATCGGAGACCAATCGGCGGCGCTGGACAAGAGAGCCTGTCGCAGCGGAGACCAGCCGCGAATGCCGGACGGCATCGGCCCGCTCGCAGCCCGGATGAGGACCAGCGATGCCGGTCTCTCTGCGCTGCAGATTCCATCCCGGTGCCGGCGCCCTCAGCTCGGAAACGGTCGCGCCCTACCGCGCGGTCACCCGCACCAGATGATCTGTACACTTGCAAATGCCTCGCATATGCGCGCTAATGATTGTCATAAGCAAGAAGGCGCGAGGGGAGGACGGACCGATGGCCCTCTGGAAATATTTCGCCGCAGGCTTTGCTCTGCTCGGCCTTTTCGGCGGCGGAAGCCCGCCCGTGACTGCGGCGGGCAACCTGGCGGGTCAGACGCCGACCGAAGTGGTGGTCGAGCTCGGGGCGCCCGGCCGCCATGCCTTCTTTCCCGACAAGCTGAGATTCGAAACCGGCCGGCTCTACAAGCTGGTCCTGCGCAATGCCAGCGAGGCGCCGCACTATTTCACCTCGCACAGCTTCACCCAGATGATCTTCACGCGGAAGGTTCAGGTCGTGCAGCGTCAAGGCGATCGACAGGTGACGCTCGCCGAATTCAAGGGTGCCATCCGCGAGATCGAGGTCTATCCCGGACAGACCGCCGAATGGTGGTTCGTACCGGTCCAGACCGGCCGCGTCACGGACCTGCGCTGCGGCATCGTCGGCAGCGATGGCAAAAGCCACGCCGACCACGGCATGGTCGGCGAGATCGTCATCGAATAGGTTGCGGCGCGCGCGCCGCGGTCACCGGAGCCCGGTCGCGGCGACCGGGTCCCGGAGCGCCGCGCCTTCAGATCCCGAGCTTTTGCTTCAGGATGTCGTTGACCGCGCCTGGATTGGCCTTGCCGCCGGAGGCCTTCATCACCTGGCCAACGAACCAGCCGAGCAGGGTCGGCTTAGCCTTGGCCTGCTCGACCTTATCGGGATTGGCCGCGATCACCTCGTCGATCACCTTCTCGATCGCGCCGGTATCAGTGACCTGCTTCATGCCGCGCTGTTCGACGATCTCGGCCGGATTGCCGCCTTCCGCGAAGACGATGTCGAACAGGTCCTTGGCGATCTTGCCGGAAATGGTGCCGTTGGCAATCAGGTCGATGATGCCGCCGATCTGATCCGGCGTGACCGGCGATGCGGTGACGTCCTTGCCGTCCTTGTTCAGGCGGCCGAACAGCTCATTGATCACCCAGTTGGCCGCCGCCTTGGCGTCGCGGCCCTTGGCCACGGCCTCGAAATAGTCGGCGCTTTCCTTCTCCAGGATCAGGATCGAGGCATCATAGGGCGTCAGGCCGTAATCGGAGATCAGGCGCGCCTTCTTGGCGTCCGGCAGTTCCGGCAGGTGGCGCGCGAGATCGTCGACATAGGCCTGGTCGAATTCGAGCGGCAGCAGGTCCGGATCCGGGAAATAGCGATAGTCATGCGCCTCCTCCTTGGAGCGCATCGAGCGGGTCTCGCCGCGGTTCGGGTCGAACAGGCGGGTTTCCTGCTCGACCGTACCGCCGTCTTCGATAAGGCCGATCTGGCGGCGCGCCTCATAGTCGATGGCCTGGCCGATGAAGCGGATCGAATTGACGTTCTTGATCTCGCAGCGCGTGCCGAAAGCCTCGCCCGGCCGGCGCACCGAGACGTTGACGTCGGCGCGCAGGTTGCCCTTTTCCATGTCGCCGTCGCAGGTGCCGAGATAGCGCAGGATGGTGCGCAGCTTGGTCACATAGGCCTTGGCTTCGTCGGCCGAGCGCATGTCCGGCTTGGAGACGATCTCCATCAGCGCGACGCCCGATCGGTTGAGATCGACGAAGGAGAGGGTCGGGCTCTGGTCGTGGATCGACTTGCCGGCATCCTGCTCCAGATGCAGGCGCTCGATCCGAACGACGAAGCTCTCGGTCGGCGTCAGGTCGACCGACACCTCGCCCTCGCCGACGATCGGGCTCTTGTACTGGCTGATCTGATAGCCCTGCGGGAGATCCGGGTAGAAATAGTTCTTTCGGTCGAACACGCTCTTCAGGTTGATCGCGGCCTTCAGGCCGAGGCCGGTGCGGATCGCCTGGCGCACGCATTCCTCGTTGATGACGGGCAGCATGCCTGGCATCGCCGCGTCGACGAGGCTCACCTGGCTGTTGGGCTCCGCGCCGAAGGCGGTGGCCGCGCCCGAGAACAGCTTGGCCTGGCTTGCGACCTGGGCATGGATCTCGAGGCCGATCACCACCTCCCAGTCGCCGGTGGCGCCGGGAATGAGCTTCTTCGGATCAACAGGCGCGGTCATGGCGGGCTCGTTCGAAGATATCAGGGGTTATGCCGGAAGTACCCAAAGGCTCCGGCGAGAACAAGTCTTGAGGTCAATGGCCCGTCGGCCCCTCGATGCGCCTGGCGAACAGGCGGCAGATGACGCCGCCGGCCAGCGCGCCGAGGGCGAGCAGGATCAGGTAGCCGAGCTTCAGCGCGGGGTCGCCGCTCCACCAGGCCATCGCGACCAGCAGCAGGAACAGGCAGGCCGCCACCCACAGCAGCCAAGCGAACACCGTCAGGCAGGCGATCGCAATGGCGCGGGTGAACAGCATGTCAGGCCCACCAGCGATCTTTGACCGGGAAGGCGCCCTTCGCCTGCTCGATGACGCCGGCCACCGTGAACAACGTCTCCTCGTCGAAGGCGCGGCCGATGAGCTGCAGGCCGAGCGGCAGGCCTTGCGGATCGAGGCCGGCCGGCACCGAGATGCCCGGCAGGCCGGCCATGTTGACCGTCACGGTGAAGACGTCGTTGAGATACATCTCGACCGGATCGCCGGAGCCCTTCTCGCCGATGCCGAACGCCGCGGTGGGCGTCGCCGGCGTCAGGATCGCGTCGACGCCGGCGGCGTAGGCCTCCTCGAAATCGCGCTTGATCAGCGTGCGCAGCTTCTGGGCGCGGACGTAATAGGCGTCGTAATAGCCGGCCGACAGCACGTAGGTGCCGATCATGATGCGCCGCTTGACCTCCTTGCCGAAGCCGCTCGCGCGGGTCTTCTCGTAGAGGTCGATGATGTCCTTGCCGGGGACGCGCAGGCCGTAGCGCACGCCGTCATAGCGGGCGAGGTTCGAGGAAGCCTCGGCCGGGGCGACGATGTAATAGGCCGGCAAGGCGTATTTCGTGTGCGGCAGCGAGATGTCGACGACATTGGCGCCGGCATCCTTCAGGATCTGCGCGCCCTCGGCCCAGAGCTTATCGATCTCCGGCGCCATGCCGTCGACCCGGTATTCGCGGGGAATGCCGATGGTCATGCCCTTCACGGACCGGCCGACGGCCTTGGCATAGTCGGGCACCGGCTGGTCGACGCAGGTCGTATCCTTCGCGTCGGGACCGGCGAAGGAACGCAGCAGCATGGCCGCATCGGTCACCGTGCGGGCGATCGGCCCGGCCTGGTCGAGCGATGAGGCGAAGGCGACGACGCCCCAGCGCGAGACGCGGCCATAGGTCGGCTTGATGCCGACCGTGCCGGTGAAGGCGGCCGGCTGGCGGATCGAGCCGCCGGTATCGGTGGCGGTGGCACCGGCGCACAGGAAGGCGGCAACCGCCGACGAGGAGCCGCCGGACGAGCCGCCGGGCACCAGATAGCTGCCCTCGACCCCGCCGGCGCCGGACGACACGTTCGACCCCTGCCGCCGCCAGGGATTGATGGCGCCGGGAAAGCAGCTCGTCTCGTTGGACGAGCCCATGGCGAATTCGTCGTTGTTCAGCTTGCCGAGCATGACCGCACCGTCGCGCCACAGGTTCTGCGTGACGGTCGATTCATAGGTCGGGACGAAATTGGCGAGGATGTTCGAACAGGCCGTGGTGCGCGTGCCCTTGGTGCAGAACAGGTCCTTGATGCCGAGCGGGATGCCCTCCAGCGGCCCGATCTCGCCCTTGGCGATACGGGCGTCCGAAGCGGCCGCCATGGCCAGCGCCTGCGCCGGCGTCTCCAGCACATAGGCGTTCAGCGCCCGGCCCTTCTCCATGGCATCGAGATAGGCGCGGGTCAGCTCGGTGGCCGAAAAGTCCTTGGCGGCGAGGCCAGCATGGGCCTCCGCGATCGAAAGGCGGGTCAGGTCGGTCACCGCGATCACTCCACGACCTTGGGAACGGTGAAGAACGTGCCTTCATGCTCGGGCGCATTGGCGACGATCTCGCTGGCGATGCCGCCATCGGTCACCACGTCCTCGCGCTTCTTCATCACCATCGGCGTGACCGAGGTCATCGGCTCGACGCCCGACACGTCGACCTCGTTGAGCTGCTCGACGAAGGACAGAATGGCGTTGATCTCGCCCTGGAGGTGCGGCACCTCCGCCTCGGTGACGGCAATGCGCGCCAAATGCGCGATGCGCCGCACGGTCGCCTGATCGACGGACATTGGAAATTTCACCTCAGGTCGCGTGAGGAAGGAGGATCGGGCCTCATAGCACCCGCCCCTTTCGCGCTGCAACCACGGCAGGAATGCGAATGTGACATTTGCGCCGGCGGGACAGCGCGCGGCCGCCGATATCGCCCCGTTCGACGCGCCGGAGGGCTTCGGGGCCTCAGGCTCCGCGATCGGGACCATCGCTCCGGCGCCGTCCCTCGCCGCCGAGCCCGGTCAACTGGCCGGCAAGGCGCGGCAGCTCGCTCAGGCGGAAGCGCAGGATCGCGGCCGTGGGGATGACCGTCTCGCCGGCCGGCCGGCGGCCAGCCACGCCGCGGCCATCGTCCGCGTCGACGGCGCTGAACGGTCCGGCCTCGACTCCCCCGCGACGGTCTCGGCTTCCGCGATCAGCCGTTCCCGAAGCGCCCGCACCGCCGCGGCCCCGCCCTGGGGGATGGCCCGCGGCCGCGCAACCACGGTCTGGGGCGGCGCCTCGCCGGCGTGCCCGAGCGCCGTGTAGAGCGCGGCATGGGCCTTCACCGAGGAGCTTTCCGCGGTTTTCGAGGTCGAGAATGTGTTGCGCTGCTCGGTCATGCGGCCCTCTCGCATCGCGCCGCATGTTGCCAGCACGGCGTGTCGGTCGCGAGTGAAACCATTTGTTAACCCTGACGAACATGGTTGATGCCGCCTTAATATTGCAGGCCCTTTGGCATAAGCGTCTGAGCAAGCTAGAACCGCGCGGGTTTCCCATCCCCGGACTTATCCACATGTGCGCAGATTGTGACCGCCTCTTCCCTGCCCCCGGATCCAAGGCGGATCTTGAGGAGGGCGACCGGCTGACGCCGCGATTCGGCCCGGACGGGCTGGTGACGGCGGTGACCAGCGACGCCGCCAGCGGCGAACTGCTGATGGTCGCCCATATGAACGCGGAGGCGCTGGCCAGGACCATCGAGACCGGCGAAGCCTGGTACTGGTCGCGCTCGCGCAAGGCGCTCTGGCACAAGGGCGACACGTCGGGCCAGATCCAGACGGTGGTCGAGATGCGGGTCGACTGCGACCAGGACGCCGTCTGGCTGAAGGTGACGGTCGGCGGCGACGGCGGCTCCTGCCATACCGGCCGGCGGTCCTGTTTCTACCGGGCGGTTCCGACCGGTGGCGCAGCCGCCGAAACGCGGCTCGTGCCGCGCGATGCCGACCGCCTGCGTCCGGCCTTCGGCTGAGCCATGCTGAGGCTTCGTCGCGCGCGCCGGCGCCGGGATGACGATGCGGCACAGCCGCCGGCCGAGCCGGCCGTGCCGCCGCGGCCGACCATTGGCGTGGCGCTCGGCGGCGGCTCCGCGCGCGGGCTTGCCCATATCGGCGTCCTGCGCGCGCTGATGCGGGCCGGCTACACGCCCGACGTGATTGCCGGCACCTCGATCGGCGCGGTCGTCGGCGGCCTCCATGCCGCCGGCAAGCTCGACGCCCTCGCCGACTGGGCGACCTCGCTCAAGCGGCGCGACGTCATTTCGCTCGTCGACATCGCTATTTCCGGCGGCGGACTGATGGGCGGATCGCGCGTCGCCCGGCTGCTCGAGCGGGAGATCGGCGACATCAGGATCGAGGACCTGCCGATCCCTTTCGCGGCAGTCGCGACCGAAATCGGCACCGGCCACGAGGTCTGGCTGACGCGTGGCCTGCTGATGACGGCCTTGCGCGGCTCCTACGCCCTGCCCGGCATCCTGCCGCCGGTGCGCATCGGCGGGCGCTGGCTGATGGACGGCGCCCTGTCGAACCCGGTGCCGGTCTCGGTGGTGCGCGCGCTCGGCGCCCGGCTGGTCATTGCCGTCAGCCTCAATGCCGATGCCCTCGGCCGGGCGACCGTCATCCAGGACCACGGCACCACCCCCGAGGACGAGGCCCTGCCGCTGATCGAACCGCGCCCGCGCGTGCGGGCCGTCGTCAATCTCGGCCGCGGGCTCGGCCGTGGCCTCGGCCGGGCGCTGGTCCGGCCCTTGCGCATCCGCGCCGAAACGACCGAGGTCACGGGCGCCATCGATCCGCGCAT
This portion of the bacterium YEK0313 genome encodes:
- the yfcG_5 gene encoding Disulfide-bond oxidoreductase YfcG, with protein sequence MSQKPIDLYYWPTPNGWKITIMLEECGLPYTVHTVNIGKGDQFKPEFLAISPNNRIPAIVDPDGPGGTPISVFESGAILQYLGRKTGKFYPTDERRRVEVDQWLMWQMGGFGPMLGQTHHFRIYAPEKIEYAINRYTNEANRLYGVLNRRLEGRDYIAGDYSIADMACIGWAKAWERQGQDINQFPHVKAWIERMLARPGVKAGLMVNKEDRNPQAMQDPAARAVLFGQTARQG
- a CDS encoding aminoalkylphosphonic acid N-acetyltransferase, which translates into the protein MSIQDGSIVVRAAGRDDVAAVAALIVMGAAAGAPDRAGAEAEARHPAYAEAYERLARSEANHLFVAEKAGRVIGTYQLTILPGIAQRGRTRGKIESVHVDPDLRSSGIGAQMMRHAVDTARGLGVGLLELTSDKRRGAAHRFYERLGFARSHEGFKMVLD
- the gatB gene encoding Aspartyl/glutamyl-tRNA(Asn/Gln) amidotransferase subunit B gives rise to the protein MTAPVDPKKLIPGATGDWEVVIGLEIHAQVASQAKLFSGAATAFGAEPNSQVSLVDAAMPGMLPVINEECVRQAIRTGLGLKAAINLKSVFDRKNYFYPDLPQGYQISQYKSPIVGEGEVSVDLTPTESFVVRIERLHLEQDAGKSIHDQSPTLSFVDLNRSGVALMEIVSKPDMRSADEAKAYVTKLRTILRYLGTCDGDMEKGNLRADVNVSVRRPGEAFGTRCEIKNVNSIRFIGQAIDYEARRQIGLIEDGGTVEQETRLFDPNRGETRSMRSKEEAHDYRYFPDPDLLPLEFDQAYVDDLARHLPELPDAKKARLISDYGLTPYDASILILEKESADYFEAVAKGRDAKAAANWVINELFGRLNKDGKDVTASPVTPDQIGGIIDLIANGTISGKIAKDLFDIVFAEGGNPAEIVEQRGMKQVTDTGAIEKVIDEVIAANPDKVEQAKAKPTLLGWFVGQVMKASGGKANPGAVNDILKQKLGI
- the gatA_2 gene encoding Glutamyl-tRNA(Gln) amidotransferase subunit A, with protein sequence MTDLTRLSIAEAHAGLAAKDFSATELTRAYLDAMEKGRALNAYVLETPAQALAMAAASDARIAKGEIGPLEGIPLGIKDLFCTKGTRTTACSNILANFVPTYESTVTQNLWRDGAVMLGKLNNDEFAMGSSNETSCFPGAINPWRRQGSNVSSGAGGVEGSYLVPGGSSGGSSSAVAAFLCAGATATDTGGSIRQPAAFTGTVGIKPTYGRVSRWGVVAFASSLDQAGPIARTVTDAAMLLRSFAGPDAKDTTCVDQPVPDYAKAVGRSVKGMTIGIPREYRVDGMAPEIDKLWAEGAQILKDAGANVVDISLPHTKYALPAYYIVAPAEASSNLARYDGVRYGLRVPGKDIIDLYEKTRASGFGKEVKRRIMIGTYVLSAGYYDAYYVRAQKLRTLIKRDFEEAYAAGVDAILTPATPTAAFGIGEKGSGDPVEMYLNDVFTVTVNMAGLPGISVPAGLDPQGLPLGLQLIGRAFDEETLFTVAGVIEQAKGAFPVKDRWWA
- the gatC gene encoding Glutamyl-tRNA(Gln) amidotransferase subunit C, with product MSVDQATVRRIAHLARIAVTEAEVPHLQGEINAILSFVEQLNEVDVSGVEPMTSVTPMVMKKREDVVTDGGIASEIVANAPEHEGTFFTVPKVVE
- the hisI gene encoding Phosphoribosyl-AMP cyclohydrolase, whose amino-acid sequence is MCADCDRLFPAPGSKADLEEGDRLTPRFGPDGLVTAVTSDAASGELLMVAHMNAEALARTIETGEAWYWSRSRKALWHKGDTSGQIQTVVEMRVDCDQDAVWLKVTVGGDGGSCHTGRRSCFYRAVPTGGAAAETRLVPRDADRLRPAFG
- the rssA_1 gene encoding NTE family protein RssA, with translation MPPRPTIGVALGGGSARGLAHIGVLRALMRAGYTPDVIAGTSIGAVVGGLHAAGKLDALADWATSLKRRDVISLVDIAISGGGLMGGSRVARLLEREIGDIRIEDLPIPFAAVATEIGTGHEVWLTRGLLMTALRGSYALPGILPPVRIGGRWLMDGALSNPVPVSVVRALGARLVIAVSLNADALGRATVIQDHGTTPEDEALPLIEPRPRVRAVVNLGRGLGRGLGRALVRPLRIRAETTEVTGAIDPRIALARSPGIPTVLAKGFNATQERIARTRLAGDPPNVLIGPRMSRLGLFEFHRAAEAIALGEEATERLLPDIAEAMKAVA